The sequence below is a genomic window from Candidatus Thiodiazotropha endoloripes.
CAGCGGTGGTGAAACCGGTTGTGGTGCCGATGGAGACCGCCTGGAAGATGCCACGGGTGATCGATTCGCTCCAGGTGCCGTAGACCCCCATCAGGAAGAGAGCGACTGAGACCAGAATGATGACGATGGTCAGGGTGGTGATATAGCCGCGAAACTCCGAATCCTCGAAGTAGGTTCTCAGCGAGCGGCGGCGGAAGGCGAGAAAATGCAGCGCAAAGTTGACTCCGGAGAGGAGCATGAAGACCACCGCGATCATCTCGATCAGGGTGCTGTCGTAGTAACCGATGCTCTCATCGTGGGTGGAAAAACCGCCGATCGCCACCGTTGAGAAGGCGTGCCCCAGAGCATCGAACGGCTCCATACCGGCCAGCCAGTAGGCGAGCATGCAGCTCAGGGTCAGACCCAGATAGATAAACCAGAGCGCCTTGGCTGTCTCGGTGATCCTCGGGGTCAGCTTGTTGTCCTTCACCGGCCCCGGGGTTTCGGCACGGTAGAGCTGCATACCACCGATACCGAGCATCGGCAGTACCGCGACGGCCAGGACGATGATACCCATGCCACCCAGCCACTGCAGTTGCTGACGATAGTAGAGGATCGACATCGGCAGTTCATCGATACCGACGATCACCGTCGCTCCGGTGGTGGTCAGCCCGGATACCGACTCGAACACCGCATTGGTGAGATTCATGTTGAAGCTCTCGGCAAACATGAACGGCAGGGAACCGGTCAGGCCGAGCACCACCCAGAACATTACCACCACCAGAAAGCCATCCCGCACCCTGAGATCCTGATGCCGATTGCGCACCGGCGCCCAGAATGCCACCCCGAGACCCAGGGTCACGATGAAGGCATCGGTAAAACCGATCAGCGCACCGTCATCCGCCCAGACAGAGATTGCCAGGGGCGGCAGCATGGTGAGGCTGAAGACCATCAGCAACACACCCAATATTCGCTGTACCACAAACAGATGCATCTTTCAGACAGGCCCTTATAGAAAGGTCACACCGACCTGGAAAAGTTTTTCCACTTCCCGGATCTTACGCTTGTCCACCAGGAACAGGATCACGTGATCACCACTCTCGATCATGGTGTCATGGTGGGCGATCAAGACCTCTTCGCCTCGCACCACCGCACCGATGGTTGAGCCCTTGGGCAGTTTGATCTCCTCAATCACCCGGCCAACCACCTTGGATGAGCTGCGGTCCCCATGGGCAACCGCCTCGATCGCTTCAGCCGCGCCACGCCTCAGTGAGTGAACCTGGGCCACATCACCCCGCCGCACATGAGTCAGCAGGGTACCGATGGTGGCCTGTTGCGGAGAGATGGCGATATCGATGATCCCACTCTGCACCAGATCCACATAGGAGGGGCGGTTGATCAGCGCCATCACCCGCGCTGCGCCGAGACGCTTGGCAAGCATCGCCGAAAGTATGTTGGCTTCATCATCATTGGTGACGGCACAGAACACATCGGTGTTCTCGATGTTCTCCTCCAGCAGCAGGTCTTCATCCGCCGCATCCCCATGCAGCACAATGGTCATATCGAGACGCTCTGCAATCTCCCGCGCCCGGGACTGATTGTTTTCGATCAGTTTGATCCGGTATTTATGCTCCAGTGAGGAGGCCAGTCGTCGGCCGATATTACCGCCGCCGGCCAGAATCAGTCTTTTATAGGGCTTTTCCAGTTTCTGCAGTTCACTCATCACCGAGCGGATATTCTCCGCTGCAGCAATGAAGAAAACCTCATCCTCCGCCTTGATCTCCGTATCCCCCTGGGGCTGGATCACCTCACCCTCCCGATAGATAGCCGCCACTCGGGCGTCCACATTGGGCATATGGTGATAGAGGGTGGAGAGCTCATTGCCCACCAAGGGACCTCCGTAGTAAGCCTTGATGCCTACCAGCCGCACCCGCCCATCGGCAAAATCAAGCACCTGCAGAGCACCGGGGTACTCGATCAGCTTGAGGATGTAGTCGGTCACCAACTGCTCAGGACTGATCAACACATCGACTGGAAATGCCGGTTTCTCGAACAGTTTCGGGTAGTCGAGATAGCCCTGGGCACGAACCCGGGCGATCTTGGTGGGGGTATGAAACACCGTATAGGCCACTTGGCAGGCCACCATATTGGTCTCATCACTGTTGGTGACCGCCAATATCATATCCGCATCTTCCGCCCCGGCACGGCGCAGCACATCCGGATGACCGGCATGTCCTCTGACGGTGCCCAGATCGAGACGGTTTTGCAGTTCAGTCAGCAGGTCCAGGTTCTGGTCAACCACCGTGATGTCATTGGCTTCGCTGACCAATGCATTGGCAACCGAGCGTCCAACCTGACCGGCACCGAGAATAATTATTTTCATCGTTTCATCGGGTGTTGTTGAAAAAGGCCCGCAATTTATCGATCACATTCTCTCCGGCTACCTTAGTCGACTGGAGCAATCGGCTGCAAACCCGCAACCGATCCTTTCTGCCGGATACATACGCATGAAATATAGCATTCATAAAAGGGACACTAATATGACACTGTTTCGCAATGCCTGCTACCTAGAATGGCGCGGCTTACAAGTATTACGCCTTAATGGGGAGCATATTCTATGTTGCAAAAGAAATCATTTCGTCTGTTAGCTTTGCCGGCATCCATCACGGCAGCTATTTTATGTTCATCTCTGCTACTTACCGGCTGTGACGGTGATGATGGC
It includes:
- a CDS encoding TrkH family potassium uptake protein, with protein sequence MHLFVVQRILGVLLMVFSLTMLPPLAISVWADDGALIGFTDAFIVTLGLGVAFWAPVRNRHQDLRVRDGFLVVVMFWVVLGLTGSLPFMFAESFNMNLTNAVFESVSGLTTTGATVIVGIDELPMSILYYRQQLQWLGGMGIIVLAVAVLPMLGIGGMQLYRAETPGPVKDNKLTPRITETAKALWFIYLGLTLSCMLAYWLAGMEPFDALGHAFSTVAIGGFSTHDESIGYYDSTLIEMIAVVFMLLSGVNFALHFLAFRRRSLRTYFEDSEFRGYITTLTIVIILVSVALFLMGVYGTWSESITRGIFQAVSIGTTTGFTTADYSLWPGFISILLLFASFIGGCAGSTGGGIKVIRFLLLVKQGLREINRLIHPNAVIPIRVGGKTIPWRIVDAVWGFFALYVASFGVMYLALASTGLDLMTSFSAVAASINNLGPGLGDVGAHYDNLNDPAKWILCFAMLLGRLEIFTLLVLLTPAFWRK
- the trkA gene encoding Trk system potassium transporter TrkA, which codes for MKIIILGAGQVGRSVANALVSEANDITVVDQNLDLLTELQNRLDLGTVRGHAGHPDVLRRAGAEDADMILAVTNSDETNMVACQVAYTVFHTPTKIARVRAQGYLDYPKLFEKPAFPVDVLISPEQLVTDYILKLIEYPGALQVLDFADGRVRLVGIKAYYGGPLVGNELSTLYHHMPNVDARVAAIYREGEVIQPQGDTEIKAEDEVFFIAAAENIRSVMSELQKLEKPYKRLILAGGGNIGRRLASSLEHKYRIKLIENNQSRAREIAERLDMTIVLHGDAADEDLLLEENIENTDVFCAVTNDDEANILSAMLAKRLGAARVMALINRPSYVDLVQSGIIDIAISPQQATIGTLLTHVRRGDVAQVHSLRRGAAEAIEAVAHGDRSSSKVVGRVIEEIKLPKGSTIGAVVRGEEVLIAHHDTMIESGDHVILFLVDKRKIREVEKLFQVGVTFL